In Erigeron canadensis isolate Cc75 chromosome 8, C_canadensis_v1, whole genome shotgun sequence, the DNA window atcaattttttAGGCGTGTACTGATAGTTTGAGGGCTAATaatgtgtgtgtgcgcgcgcgTGTGTGTATGCAGGTATATAGGGTGGATATTAGTAGCGGCTGTATACCATCTTCCTAGTTTTCAGTCAATGGGAGTGGATATGAGAATGAATCTTTCGTTATTTTTGACAATATACATGTCTTCTATTTTGGTACTTCTTGTTTTCCACTTAGTTTTTCTGGCCCTTTGGTATGTGGGTCTTGTTTCTCGTGTGGCAGGCAGGAGACCCGCGATCTTGACCATTCTTCAAAATTGTGCGGTAAGTCTTGCTGATTACATTTTTGGGTTCTATTAGAGGTATCAAAATTTTGCAGGGTGGACAAtctgggtaatgggtcaaaacaggtaaTATTCCTGCTGTTGAATTGGGTTGGTGCAGGTAGACTTATCCAATACAGACTCTAtgcaaattaaagttttaataaatatttacatcAACATTATAAATTGATTCATTAGATTGAGATGGCAATCGTGTaatactttcaaaataaaaaggaGGGTTACATTAGTAATTTGTGATTCAAGTTTTTTTCTAAGCAAATGCCTGATGGTTAATTTTTTAAGGAAATGGGATTGtgtaaaagaaacaaaacacgTGTCATTCAATCTTCTTTAGGGTGTCTAATATGATTGTTAAAATTGAgttatatcaaattatcaatactAATCTACtttatgaataaaatgatttactaggctttataaattaaatgtgCACTTTCTACTTTTAACCCCTTCAAATCATTTCACATGTTTCCTTATAAGCTATAATTTGTATTGCCCTTTAGATTCAAAGCATAATTCAACTCAACTTATGTAATAGTAAATCAGCCGAAGTTTACACCTCTAGGCTCTCCATTTCTGTAATAAGTTGTGTGTATCATTTGATGGTTTCAGTTTTGATGGTGTGGTTATTTGTGTAGGTCTTAAGCGTGGCTTGCTGTGTATTTTATAGCCACTGTGGCAATCAGGCTTTAAATGAAAAACGATTGGGAAGAAGAGATTCTGGCCTGTTTTCACTCTGGAAGAAAGGGGAACCAAGCATATGGCTATCGAAATTTCTTAAAATGTACGAGTTAAAAGATGAGATTTGCAAATCATGGTTTGCTCCAGTCGGGTCTGCCAGTGATTATCCATTCCTCTCTAAGTGGGTTATATATGGAGAAGTATGATTTAGTGCTTTTTCCACCTTATTCATATATCTTTATGGATCTGATTATGTGTTAACTTACCCTTTCCCCTGCTTTCAGTTTTCTTGTACTGGTCCATGTGAGTCATCAGATGAAATTTCCCCAATTTATTCATTATGGGCAACCTTTATAGGTCTTTATATGGCTAATTATGTGGTGGAAAGATCAACGGGGTAAGTGTGTCGTTTTTTATTACAGCAAAAAGTTAGAAAACTTGGGGATGTCTAATTATTTAATTCGATCATCAGATGGGCTCTTACTCATCCTTTGTCAGTTGAGAAAACTGAGAAGTTGAAGAACAAGCAGATGAAACCTAATTTCTTGGATATGGTACCTTGGTATTCGGGGTATATATTCCTCTcttgtcttttatttatgttttttgtgtatgtatgtatatgtatttgcttcatatatatgtatctctATCTATAGTTACGTGTGTATATATGCATGTTGCAGGACGTCAGCTGATTTATTCAAGACTGTGTTTGACCTCCTTGTATCTGTGACTGTATTCGTTGGAAGATTTGATATGCGGATGATGCAGGTTTAATATCTTTCCATCTACTCCTTTAGTTTTTTTACTTCAGAAAAGTGTTAAATATTTAATAGTCTGTTGATGACCTTGTATTGCTTCCTACATAGGCGGCAATGAGTAGAGTTCACGAAGGTGCAAGAGAAGATTTTTTATATGATCATCTTAGTGAAAAAGAACACCTGTGGTTTGATTTTATGGCCGACACTGGTGATGGTGGGAACTCCTCCTACTCTGTAGCTCGACTTCTTGCTCAACCTACACTTTATGCCTTTGATGATGATTCTACACAACCATTGCCTCGTGGAGACCTCCTCCTTATTGGAGGCGATCTTGCGTAAGCTCCACACCCACCCTTCCTTCGTAATGATATATGGTTCTCTGAAGAAATGTATGTTTCTTTTATATTGTTagcttttattttctataattGTTGTCGGGTTTCTTTCAGGTATCCTAATCCGTCAGCATCGACTTATGAAAAACGATTTTTTCGTCCTTTTGAGTATGCTCTTCAGCCACCTTTGTGGTATAAAGATGTTCATATTGCTGTAGACAAGCCCGAATTACCATCTGGTGTGTCTGATTTGAAACAATATGATGGGCCACAATGCTTCTTAATCCCAGGAAACCATGGTTGGTCTTGTTTGACAATATCTTTTACTTCTTTTCATTCAACCATTACTCGTATAAAATAGTGGCATCTTGAAGGTGTGTTTGGATGGGTTCTGCCTGATGCATGAAGTAGTTATATgaagaaaaatgtcattttcatgATAACGTAGTGACTTGTGAAATAACAATAGAAATCTCTCAAATTAAGTCAAGAGAAGTGGCGGTCTGCTGGATGAGTAATCCTATTTGATCGTTATATAATCATTTTCCTTGCAGCCAGTACGGAACTTGTcctttaaagtaaaaaaaaatataagcaaaTCTTGTTTCTCTGTTATTTAATCCCGAGGTTGCTACTTTGTTATAagataattggttctaaaatgCAAATCTAGACACCATCTATGCTCTACTATCTGAATCTtcctgttttcttttttaaaaattttgtggtTTTACAGATTGGTTTGATGGACTCCAAACTTTTATGAGGTACATTTGTCACAAGAGCTGGTTAGGTGGATGGTTAATGCCTCAAAAGAAAAGCTACTTTGCTTTGAAGCTTCCAAAGGGATGGTGGGTTTTTGGCCTTGATTTAGCTCTTCATTGTGACATTGATGTTTATCAGTTCAAGTTCTTTGCGGAATTAATAACGGAAAAGGTAAATCTATTTTTGTTTCAATAAATTCCAGATTTGTGTTGGTGAGGGTTTGTATATCATTGTTATCTATTTTTCCAGGTCAAAGAAAACGATTCTGTGATCATCATGACACATGAACCAAATTGGATTCTGGATTGGTACTGGGATGATGTCACTGGAAAGAATGTTTCACATCTTGTAAAAGATCGTTTAAAAGGAAGGTGTAAACTTCGAATGGCTGGTGATTTACATCATTACATGCGTCATACTCGTGTTCCAACTGAAAATCCCGACTCGATACAACATTTACTTGTGAATGGTTGCGGTGGGGCCTTCTTACATCCTACACACACATTCCGTAATTTTGATAAAGCATATGGTACAGCTTATGAAATGAAAGCTGCTTATCCTGAAGTTGAAGATTCAAGCAGGGTAAGTGcgtcttttgttttataaaacaatGTGTTTTAGTACTAAAATAATTACAGGCCTGATTAATTTAGAGCTAAATTGTGCGATGCAGATTGCTCTTGGTAATATCTTGAAGTTCCGGAAGAAAAACTGGCAGTTTGACTTCATTGGCGGGTTCATTTACTTCATATTGGCCTTTTCGATGTTCCCACAGGTATATATTCTGCTAATATTCCCCATAAATCTGTACTTGAAGATCGAGAATACTTCCTTATAGTTTTTTCACGTTTGTTTTTCAGTGCAATCTTGGCCATATCTTACAGAAAGATGATACATTTACGGGCCATGTTAGGAGCTTTTTTAGCACAGTGTGGGATGCTTTTATGTATATGCTTGGGCAATCGTATGTGTCATCTGCGGGTGCGATGTTACTGTTAGTGGCTGCAATATCATTTGTTCCTTCCAAAGTATCACGAAAAAGAAAAGTAGTAATCGGAGTTCTGCATGTTTCAGCACACCTTTCAGCTGCTTTAATTCTCATGCTACTTATGGAATTAGGTGTTGAATTATGCGTTCAACATAACCTTTTGGCTACTTCGGGTTATCACACATTATATGAATGGTACAGATCGGTGGAAAGTGAGCACTTTCCTGACCCTACGGGTCTTCGGACCCGTATAGAGCAATGGACTTTTGGCTTTTATCCGGCATGTATCAAATATCTCATGTCGGCTTTTGATGTTCCAGAGGTtcggtttatataattttggtaccattttttcttttcagctGTGTTAATTAATTGTTGTGCAATAATCAGGTGATGGCTGTGACACGGAGCAATATATGCAAGAATGGGATGGTTTCACTCTCACGAGGGGGTGCAGCCATATATTATGCATCTGTGTTTTTATATTTCTGGGTCTTCTCGACACCTGTAGTTTCCCTTGTATTTGGAAGCTacttatatatttgtatcaatTGGCTTCACTTGCACTTTGACGAAGCGTTTTCCTCACTACGTATTGCAAATTACAAATCTTTCACACGGTTCCACATCAAGGAGGATGGTGATCTGGAAATCTTCACTCTGGCAGTTGACAAGGTATTATCTTTTTATACCCATAGGCGGGACTTCAACCTAGTTACTTGTGAATTTGTCTATTCGGGCCATGCTTTATCTCTAATGTGTAGAATAAGGGGTAAtacttatttaaataaaaaatggaaacATGTTGAATGATTGAAAGACGCCTAAACTGTTGTATGCATAATTTGTACGCGTATATTACTCTTTAATGGTATCTAAAAAAGGTGGTCCGTTAAAAATGACCGGTTCTGACCTATTATCCTACTTATTAGATTTATCCTTTTTGGCTTTTTGCCACATCTAAACATTAGATTCATTAAGTGACATCCATGATCCATCTCTTTCATGGCTGATAAACATTCGAATATGCAGGTTCCAAAGGAATGGAAGCTAGATCCCGAGTGGGAAAATGAGGTGAAACAGCCGCAGCAGGCAAGCCACCATAGAAAGTTTCCAAGCAAGTGGAGGGCAAATGCTTTTCATCAGGATCCTGTAAATACAGTTAGGATCGTTGATCATTTTGTCATTCAACCAATGGACAAATTGCAAGTAGCAGCAGTTAATGGGTCAGCATCTCACTGACAATTTAGcttaaaatagtttaaaaaattattttgaggtAGAGACTTAGGGGTGGACGACGTGTAGTTAGAGAACAAAAAAGTGTATACTTGTGTTGCTCACGAGACAATGTAGGATACTTAATTCAGAGAAGTTAGTTTAATGTGAATATTTTGTATTCTAATCAAAGAGTAAGTTGCAAATTTTGTTGACATGAGTATGCTCAACGTATAGATATAGTCTAAACAAAGGTTACAAGTTACAACTGATAAAACTTGTCTGCTgttcagagaaaaaaaaaaaaaaaacactgatAAAACTCAGTTCTAGTTTATTTTAGTTCTGAGTGTTCCGTTGCCTTATGTCTTGTTTTTTGGGGAATCCATAAACCGACCACCCTTTGTGATAAATATAACAGTGTACAGTTTTATGAATTATACAAGTATGAATCAACCTAATTTGTATACCTACAAATCAAACTAATCATAGGACGATAACATGTGGAAAATGCAGGAgacaagattagaaaagagaattagtggaattcacgtgtcaaattcttaaagttttaggttgatttttaggcatacgagttaggttgattaattattttccgAAGTTGTATTGTATTTATTAAAATCTGTGGTATTTTTATCAATTCGCTTTTGGATAGTTCACCCTGTCATTATCTTCTCCGAACTCTTTTGTTTCCAATGCACACAAAAAGGAACCCTTGGTGAGATAACCCATATTTTCAGACCAGGTTTGTAGCTTTATCTGTACTATAATAATGCCAAAGCATAAACTTTTGTAACTGGAAGGCAACGTCATCCAACACTAATCTGTTCAGGAACGTGAACACCACACGAATCAGattgaaaattgttgaaaagGATTGCATACATGGAAAGGAAATGAAGCATCTGTCATTTTGTTGAACTTGCTGGGACCCATTTATGCCTATCCAAGTGACATTTACGTTGGCcctttcaatatttatatacacCTTTATAAAAACTATCACACTCTTCATTTTTAGTATTTAACTAGAAAATACCCCGCGCATTGCCACGAGATTTTTTTTCAGAAATTGAATTTTCCACTTAGTTTTGGTGAATGaagttgaaaatttaaaattatatggtaaaaagttaagaaaaagaaacttTGTTGACAAAGGGAAAAAATctaaaagttatgtggtgaaaaataagaaaaatgaaactatcatgaaaaaagttaaaaaaattgagAGTTATGTGGTATAGAGTAAGCGAGTAAAAATCTTGTGCCATTCGTGTTAACCTGTTGCTTAACAAAATTACTATATTAGCCTTTAGCCTTTTGATAACGCGATACCCTTATAAGAGAGTGTTTGGGAATGCATCTCTGAAGTGTTTATCGTTTAAGAGTTGCATTCAAAAAAAGACTAGATACAAATCATTTAAAAAGCCCTAAAAAAGAAGAAATcctttaaaactttatttattgagaaataaaaaaagaaagaacaataaaacaaattgaTGTTTGAATTTATCAAAGAAGAACAGtaaaattaatttatgtttGAATTGTATTTTGTTTGAAGTAATGTAAATCTAATTTAGTAatggaaaatataaaagaaagaaacatacTTGATAGCTTTAGAACTTTACTGCTGTTACAAAAGGTGAGAAGACACAGATACTTTGAGTAA includes these proteins:
- the LOC122579942 gene encoding uncharacterized protein LOC122579942; the encoded protein is MGLDRDHGGLLDNINMQKVRTILTHTYPYPHEHSRHAIIAVAIGCLFFISSDNMHTLIQKLDKNIKWWSMYACLLGFFYFFSSPFVGKTIKPSYSNFSRWYIGWILVAAVYHLPSFQSMGVDMRMNLSLFLTIYMSSILVLLVFHLVFLALWYVGLVSRVAGRRPAILTILQNCAVLSVACCVFYSHCGNQALNEKRLGRRDSGLFSLWKKGEPSIWLSKFLKMYELKDEICKSWFAPVGSASDYPFLSKWVIYGEFSCTGPCESSDEISPIYSLWATFIGLYMANYVVERSTGWALTHPLSVEKTEKLKNKQMKPNFLDMVPWYSGTSADLFKTVFDLLVSVTVFVGRFDMRMMQAAMSRVHEGAREDFLYDHLSEKEHLWFDFMADTGDGGNSSYSVARLLAQPTLYAFDDDSTQPLPRGDLLLIGGDLAYPNPSASTYEKRFFRPFEYALQPPLWYKDVHIAVDKPELPSGVSDLKQYDGPQCFLIPGNHDWFDGLQTFMRYICHKSWLGGWLMPQKKSYFALKLPKGWWVFGLDLALHCDIDVYQFKFFAELITEKVKENDSVIIMTHEPNWILDWYWDDVTGKNVSHLVKDRLKGRCKLRMAGDLHHYMRHTRVPTENPDSIQHLLVNGCGGAFLHPTHTFRNFDKAYGTAYEMKAAYPEVEDSSRIALGNILKFRKKNWQFDFIGGFIYFILAFSMFPQCNLGHILQKDDTFTGHVRSFFSTVWDAFMYMLGQSYVSSAGAMLLLVAAISFVPSKVSRKRKVVIGVLHVSAHLSAALILMLLMELGVELCVQHNLLATSGYHTLYEWYRSVESEHFPDPTGLRTRIEQWTFGFYPACIKYLMSAFDVPEVMAVTRSNICKNGMVSLSRGGAAIYYASVFLYFWVFSTPVVSLVFGSYLYICINWLHLHFDEAFSSLRIANYKSFTRFHIKEDGDLEIFTLAVDKVPKEWKLDPEWENEVKQPQQASHHRKFPSKWRANAFHQDPVNTVRIVDHFVIQPMDKLQVAAVNGSASH